From Nitrobacter sp. NHB1, a single genomic window includes:
- the pssA gene encoding CDP-diacylglycerol--serine O-phosphatidyltransferase — MLVPNFITLLAICAGLTAIRLSTEGRMELAVAAIVFAAVLDGLDGRVARMIKGQSKFGAELDSLADFVNFGVAPGLILYFWQLHDLNNVGWIAAMIFAISGGLRLARFNATMDDPNKPAFAAKFFTGVPAPAGAITVLLPIYLAFLGVPHPPAVLTAFYTLLIAILMVSRLPVFSGKMVGMRVPPELVLPVFVSVVFFIALLISYPWVVLSFCSIGFLVSLPIGWKSYRDQDLKAAVEQTFPAEPSSAEFTDAASPVAPPPGAKSPTIPIRPRKQDNRSPRPN, encoded by the coding sequence ATGCTGGTGCCCAATTTCATCACGCTGCTTGCTATTTGCGCGGGACTGACGGCAATCCGGCTCTCGACCGAGGGGCGGATGGAGCTTGCGGTGGCTGCTATCGTGTTCGCGGCTGTGCTCGACGGGCTCGACGGGCGGGTGGCCCGGATGATCAAGGGACAGTCGAAGTTCGGCGCCGAACTCGACAGCCTCGCTGACTTCGTCAATTTCGGTGTCGCGCCCGGCCTGATCCTCTACTTCTGGCAGTTGCACGACCTCAACAATGTGGGCTGGATCGCGGCGATGATATTCGCGATCAGCGGCGGCCTGCGGCTCGCCCGCTTCAACGCGACGATGGACGATCCCAACAAGCCGGCTTTTGCCGCAAAATTCTTTACCGGCGTGCCTGCGCCGGCGGGTGCGATCACGGTGCTGTTGCCGATCTATCTGGCGTTCCTGGGCGTCCCGCATCCGCCCGCGGTGCTGACGGCGTTTTATACGCTGCTGATCGCGATCCTGATGGTTTCGCGGTTACCGGTCTTCTCCGGCAAGATGGTTGGGATGCGCGTGCCGCCGGAACTGGTGCTGCCGGTCTTCGTGTCGGTGGTGTTCTTCATCGCACTCCTGATCAGTTATCCATGGGTCGTCCTGTCCTTCTGTTCAATCGGCTTTCTGGTGAGCCTTCCGATCGGTTGGAAATCCTATCGCGATCAGGACCTCAAGGCGGCTGTGGAGCAGACGTTTCCGGCCGAGCCGTCATCCGCCGAATTCACCGACGCCGCATCGCCGGTTGCGCCGCCCCCCGGGGCCAAGTCGCCAACCATTCCGATCAGGCCACGGAAGCAGGACAACCGGTCTCCCCGCCCGAATTGA